One genomic window of Hordeum vulgare subsp. vulgare unplaced genomic scaffold, MorexV3_pseudomolecules_assembly, whole genome shotgun sequence includes the following:
- the LOC123418730 gene encoding NAD(P)H-quinone oxidoreductase subunit 2 A, chloroplastic isoform X1 gives MIWHVQNENFILDSTRIFMKAFHLLLFNGSFIFPECILIFGLILLLMIDSTSDQKDRPWFYFISSTSLVISITALLFRWREEPIISFSGNFQTNNFNEIFQFLILLCSTLCIPLSVEYIECTEMAITEFLLFVLTATLGGMFLCGANDLITIFVAPECFSLCSYLLSGYTKRDLRSNEATMKYLLMGGASSSILVHGFSWLYGSSGGEIELQEIVNGLINTQMYNSPGISIALISITVGLGFKLSPAPFHQWTPDVYEGSPTPVVAFLSVTSKVAASASATRILDIPFYFSSNEWHLLLEILAILSMILGNLLAITQTSMKRMLAYSSIGQIGYVIIGIIVGDSNDGYASMITYMLFYISMNLGTFACIVLFGLRTGTDNIRDYAGLYMKDPFLALSLALCLLSLGGLPPLAGFFGKLYLFWCGWQAGLYFLVSIGLLTSVLSIYYYLKIIKLLMTGRNQEITPYVRNYRRSPLRSNNSIELSMTVCVIASTIPGISMNPILAIAQDTLF, from the exons ATGATCTGGCATGTACAGAATGAAAACTTCATTCTCGATTCTACGAGAATTTTTATGAAAGCGTTTCATTTGCTTCTCTTCAATGGAAGTTTCATTTTCCCAGAATGTATCCTAATTTTTGGCCTAATTCTTCTTCTGATGATCGATTCAACCTCTGATCAAAAAGATAGACCTTGGTTCTATTTCATCTCTTCAACAAGTTTAGTAATAAGCATAACGGCCCTATTGTTCCGATGGAGAGAAGAACCTATAATTAGCTTTTCGGGAAATTTCCAAACGAACAATTTCAACGAAATCTTTCAATTTCTCATTTTATTATGTTCAACTTTATGTATTCCTCTATCCgtagagtacattgaatgtacagaAATGGCTATAACAGAGTTTCTGTTATTCGTATTAACAGCTACTCTAGGGGGAATGTTTTTATGTGGTGCTAACGATTTAATAACTATCTTTGTAGCTCCAGAATGTTTCAGTTTATGTTCCTACCTATTGTCTGGATATACCAAGAGAGATCTACGGTCTAATGAGGCTACTATGAAATATTTACTCATGGGTGGGGCAAGCTCTTCTATTCTGGTTCATGGTTTCTCTTGGCTATATGGTTCATCTGGGGGGGAGATCGAGCTTCAAGAAATTGTGAACGGTCTTATCAATACACAAATGTATAACTCCCCAGGAATTTCAATTGCGCTTATATCCATCACTGTAGGACTTGGGTTCAAGCTTTCCCCAGCCCCTTTTCATCAATGGACTCCTGACGTCTACGAAGGA TCCCCCACTCCAGTCGTTGCTTTTCTTTCTGTTACTTCGAAagtagctgcttcagcttcagccacgcgaattctcgatattcctttttatttctcatcaaacgaatggcatcttcttctggaaatcctagctattcttagcatgattttgGGGAATCTCCTTGCTATTACTCAAACAAGCATGAAACGTATGCTTGCATATTCGTCCATAGGGCAAATCGGATATGTAATTATTGGAATAATTGTTGGAGACTCAAATGATGGATATGCAAGCATGATAACTTATATGCTGTTCTATATCTCCATGAATCTAGGAACTTTTGCTTGCATTGTATTATTTGGTCTACGTACCGGAACTGATAACATTCGAGATTATGCAGGATTATACATGAAAGATCCTTTTTTGGCTCTCTCTTTAGCCCTATGTCTCTTATCCCTAGGAGGCCTTCCTCCACTAGCAGGTTTCTTCGGAAAACTCTATCTATTCTGGTGTGGATGGCAAGCAGGCCTATATTTCTTGGTTTCAATAGGACTCCTTACGAGCGTTCTTTCTATCTACTATTATCTAAAAATAATCAAGTTATTAATGACTGGACGAAACCAAGAAATAACCCCTTATGTGCGAAATTATAGAAGATCCCCTTTAAGATCAAACAATTCCATCGAATTGAGTATGACTGTATGTGTGATAGCATCTACTATACCAGGAATATCAATGAACCCCATTCTTGCAATTGCTCAGGATACCCTCTTTTAG
- the LOC123418730 gene encoding NAD(P)H-quinone oxidoreductase subunit 2 B, chloroplastic isoform X2: MIWHVQNENFILDSTRIFMKAFHLLLFNGSFIFPECILIFGLILLLMIDSTSDQKDRPWFYFISSTSLVISITALLFRWREEPIISFSGNFQTNNFNEIFQFLILLCSTLCIPLSVEYIECTEMAITEFLLFVLTATLGGMFLCGANDLITIFVAPECFSLCSYLLSGYTKRDLRSNEATMKYLLMGGASSSILVHGFSWLYGSSGGEIELQEIVNGLINTQMYNSPGISIALISITVGLGFKLSPAPFHQWTPDVYEGVWFVRQIPTSISISEVFGFCKTP; encoded by the coding sequence ATGATCTGGCATGTACAGAATGAAAACTTCATTCTCGATTCTACGAGAATTTTTATGAAAGCGTTTCATTTGCTTCTCTTCAATGGAAGTTTCATTTTCCCAGAATGTATCCTAATTTTTGGCCTAATTCTTCTTCTGATGATCGATTCAACCTCTGATCAAAAAGATAGACCTTGGTTCTATTTCATCTCTTCAACAAGTTTAGTAATAAGCATAACGGCCCTATTGTTCCGATGGAGAGAAGAACCTATAATTAGCTTTTCGGGAAATTTCCAAACGAACAATTTCAACGAAATCTTTCAATTTCTCATTTTATTATGTTCAACTTTATGTATTCCTCTATCCgtagagtacattgaatgtacagaAATGGCTATAACAGAGTTTCTGTTATTCGTATTAACAGCTACTCTAGGGGGAATGTTTTTATGTGGTGCTAACGATTTAATAACTATCTTTGTAGCTCCAGAATGTTTCAGTTTATGTTCCTACCTATTGTCTGGATATACCAAGAGAGATCTACGGTCTAATGAGGCTACTATGAAATATTTACTCATGGGTGGGGCAAGCTCTTCTATTCTGGTTCATGGTTTCTCTTGGCTATATGGTTCATCTGGGGGGGAGATCGAGCTTCAAGAAATTGTGAACGGTCTTATCAATACACAAATGTATAACTCCCCAGGAATTTCAATTGCGCTTATATCCATCACTGTAGGACTTGGGTTCAAGCTTTCCCCAGCCCCTTTTCATCAATGGACTCCTGACGTCTACGAAGGAGTGTGGTTCGTTCGACAAATTCCTACCTCTATATCTATCTCTGAGGTGTTTGGGTTTTGCAAAACTCCATAG